The following coding sequences are from one Paenibacillus tundrae window:
- a CDS encoding CAP domain-containing protein, translating into MKKNLIKTVVAGSLTAVLAVGVMLPASASAANPSTYKQTYKITDAGSLQTFLEKWLKDNGFTVTNGQVVKQPVAEPTTPTAPAKPAQPAQPVKEDKPATTPAKDPSNTGNTGNTGNTNNTNTDSTKSDFASQVVKLVNAERAKAGLNALTSDALLDKVALAKAKDMSDNNYFAHQSPTYGSPFDMMKQFGVTYSYAGENIAQGQKTPQEVVTAWMNSEGHRANILNKNFTQIGVGYYNGYWAQEFVGK; encoded by the coding sequence TTGAAGAAGAATTTGATCAAAACTGTCGTCGCTGGAAGTTTGACAGCTGTATTGGCTGTAGGGGTTATGCTCCCTGCCTCCGCATCTGCTGCTAACCCATCCACATATAAGCAAACATACAAAATTACAGATGCAGGTAGCCTCCAGACCTTCTTGGAGAAATGGTTGAAAGACAATGGATTCACTGTAACGAATGGTCAAGTGGTTAAACAGCCTGTAGCTGAGCCAACTACACCTACTGCTCCTGCTAAACCAGCACAACCAGCACAACCAGTTAAAGAAGACAAGCCTGCGACTACGCCAGCTAAAGATCCTTCGAATACAGGAAACACAGGTAATACAGGTAATACAAACAACACGAACACTGACAGCACTAAGTCTGACTTTGCTTCTCAAGTTGTCAAATTGGTGAATGCTGAACGTGCCAAAGCAGGTCTAAACGCACTGACTTCTGATGCACTTCTGGACAAAGTTGCTTTGGCAAAAGCGAAAGATATGAGTGACAATAACTACTTTGCTCACCAATCACCAACGTACGGTTCTCCGTTTGACATGATGAAACAGTTTGGCGTAACTTACAGCTATGCTGGTGAGAATATTGCTCAAGGTCAAAAAACACCGCAGGAAGTTGTTACAGCATGGATGAACAGTGAGGGTCACCGCGCAAACATTCTAAACAAAAACTTCACGCAGATCGGTGTTGGCTATTACAACGGATACTGGGCGCAAGAGTTCGTTGGTAAATAA
- a CDS encoding GNAT family N-acetyltransferase, producing MSNNAQAPVLMIRECELRDAEAVTGLMREVSYPTTTNVMKERIEGLENNPNACMLVAEVDEQIIGVIGLQCVQSHAYPEPAAQITSLIVGEEHRGGGIGRRLMARAEAWGKQQGGKQLFVTGGNREATSPTYSFYEHIGFHKKGYRFSKVLL from the coding sequence ATGTCCAATAATGCCCAGGCCCCTGTACTGATGATCCGAGAGTGTGAACTGCGAGATGCAGAAGCGGTAACGGGACTGATGCGAGAGGTCAGCTATCCGACAACAACAAATGTTATGAAAGAGCGTATCGAAGGGTTGGAGAACAATCCGAATGCTTGCATGCTTGTTGCCGAAGTGGATGAACAAATTATTGGTGTGATCGGCTTGCAATGTGTGCAAAGTCATGCCTATCCAGAACCAGCAGCACAGATTACTTCTTTAATTGTGGGAGAAGAACATCGTGGAGGCGGAATTGGTCGTCGCTTGATGGCTCGTGCAGAGGCTTGGGGCAAACAGCAAGGCGGCAAACAGCTGTTTGTTACCGGAGGTAATCGCGAAGCAACTTCACCAACGTATTCATTTTACGAGCACATTGGCTTCCATAAAAAAGGATATCGTTTCAGTAAAGTCCTTCTATAG
- the purT gene encoding formate-dependent phosphoribosylglycinamide formyltransferase, with the protein MWGAPFSAQAKKMLLLGSGELGKEVVIEATRLGVETIAVDRYDNAPAMQVAHRSYCIDMLDAEALKQLIRKEQPHFIVPEIEAIATEALLELEEEGFCVVPTARAARLTMDREGIRRLAAEQLKLPTAAYLFADNLEQLQEAVRELGTPCVIKPLMSSSGKGQSVCRTPNDVEDCWNIALSGARGKSVRVIVESFVKFESEITLLTVRSVSGTVFCPPIGHIQKDGDYVESWQPHAMTPEQWEQACHIAKSVTDELGGYGLFGVELFLTTDGVVFSEVSPRPHDTGMVTMITQDCSEFALHVRAILGFPVTGVHLLTPGASATLKATDETSDFTIGGIEEALALPRTQVRIFGKPETKVGRRMAVALSADLNVEEARKTAVQAANMLKVEVNHVQ; encoded by the coding sequence ATGTGGGGTGCTCCTTTTTCGGCTCAAGCCAAAAAAATGCTGCTATTAGGCAGCGGAGAATTGGGAAAAGAGGTCGTTATTGAGGCCACGCGACTGGGAGTCGAAACGATCGCTGTTGATCGTTACGATAATGCACCTGCAATGCAGGTTGCTCACCGGTCTTACTGCATCGACATGTTAGATGCCGAGGCTCTGAAACAATTGATTCGTAAGGAACAACCGCATTTTATTGTACCGGAGATCGAAGCTATTGCTACAGAAGCTCTTCTTGAGCTGGAGGAAGAGGGATTTTGTGTCGTACCTACGGCTCGTGCTGCTCGTTTAACGATGGATCGCGAAGGTATTCGTCGTCTGGCAGCCGAACAATTGAAACTTCCAACGGCAGCTTATCTATTTGCGGACAATTTGGAGCAACTTCAAGAAGCTGTTCGTGAATTGGGTACACCTTGTGTAATCAAACCACTGATGAGTTCTTCGGGCAAGGGGCAGAGTGTATGCCGTACGCCGAATGACGTGGAGGATTGCTGGAACATCGCTCTTTCGGGAGCTAGAGGCAAATCCGTACGTGTTATCGTGGAGAGCTTTGTGAAATTTGAGAGTGAAATTACGCTGTTAACTGTAAGATCTGTATCAGGGACTGTATTTTGTCCTCCGATCGGTCATATTCAGAAGGATGGGGATTATGTCGAATCTTGGCAACCTCATGCGATGACGCCAGAGCAATGGGAGCAAGCTTGTCATATTGCGAAGTCTGTTACCGATGAGCTTGGTGGATATGGACTGTTCGGGGTTGAATTGTTTCTGACGACGGATGGTGTAGTGTTTAGTGAGGTATCTCCTCGTCCACATGATACAGGCATGGTTACAATGATTACTCAGGATTGTTCTGAGTTTGCATTACATGTCCGTGCTATCCTTGGTTTTCCGGTAACGGGTGTACATTTGCTCACACCGGGAGCTTCAGCTACGCTGAAAGCTACTGATGAAACATCTGACTTTACTATAGGCGGTATCGAAGAAGCATTGGCACTTCCGCGTACTCAGGTTCGTATTTTTGGTAAGCCTGAGACCAAGGTTGGACGCCGAATGGCTGTAGCGTTAAGTGCAGACTTAAATGTGGAAGAAGCTCGAAAAACAGCGGTTCAAGCCGCAAATATGCTGAAAGTGGAGGTAAATCATGTCCAATAA
- a CDS encoding NAD(P)/FAD-dependent oxidoreductase has product MHEEDIYDVTIIGGGPAGMYAAFYAGMREMKVKIIEGKDQLGGFLHTYAEKTIWDVGGLPPMKCSKLIEWLVQQANTFNPTVVFNCQMERFSRMENGVLAIYTTEGEIHYTRTMIIAVGRGVAEIQRLELQESKDNEPINLHYTVQNPEYFAGKHVLVSGGGNSAVDWAIELAKVAQRVVVIHRQSEFRAMERNVSDMHEIADVRTPYQITQLHTNGDRINQVEITQTVNRDHIVLDVDEVVISHGYTSNLSDLASCGLTMSDGMVMMNQHTETNLPGIFAAGDCATNESKVRLIAGAFNDAIVAVNRAKQYLNPEAAKMAYVSSHNELFRDKNRNISRS; this is encoded by the coding sequence ATGCATGAAGAAGATATTTATGATGTAACCATCATTGGAGGCGGCCCTGCCGGGATGTACGCGGCCTTTTATGCGGGCATGCGAGAGATGAAGGTCAAAATTATTGAAGGTAAAGATCAACTTGGCGGTTTTCTGCACACCTATGCTGAGAAGACGATCTGGGATGTAGGCGGGTTGCCACCTATGAAATGCTCAAAGTTGATTGAGTGGCTTGTACAGCAGGCGAACACATTTAACCCAACGGTTGTATTTAATTGTCAGATGGAACGCTTCTCTCGTATGGAAAACGGAGTATTGGCGATCTATACCACTGAGGGTGAGATCCATTATACTCGAACGATGATCATCGCAGTAGGTCGTGGCGTCGCTGAAATTCAGAGGCTGGAACTACAGGAATCGAAAGATAATGAGCCTATAAACCTTCACTATACGGTGCAAAACCCAGAATACTTTGCAGGGAAGCATGTGCTTGTGTCAGGTGGTGGCAACAGTGCTGTAGACTGGGCTATTGAACTTGCAAAAGTTGCTCAACGTGTCGTTGTCATCCATCGTCAATCTGAATTCCGCGCAATGGAACGGAATGTCAGCGATATGCATGAGATAGCGGATGTGAGAACTCCCTATCAGATTACACAGCTTCATACCAATGGTGATCGCATCAACCAGGTAGAGATTACGCAGACGGTGAATCGAGATCATATCGTATTGGATGTGGATGAAGTTGTAATTAGCCATGGGTATACAAGCAATCTTAGTGATCTTGCCAGTTGTGGACTAACGATGAGTGACGGAATGGTTATGATGAATCAACACACTGAAACCAATCTACCGGGTATATTTGCAGCAGGGGACTGTGCCACTAATGAGAGCAAAGTCCGGCTCATAGCTGGAGCTTTTAACGATGCAATTGTTGCCGTGAATCGTGCCAAACAATACTTGAATCCAGAGGCGGCTAAGATGGCGTATGTTTCCTCCCATAACGAGCTCTTCCGTGATAAAAATCGAAATATATCCCGTTCATAA